The window tccatttggcaGAGATGTCACCTGTAGTTTTTatgacacctaactaggagtCGTGAAGTCTAGagacttgttaaaggtattgaaaaaactgtcatagcaattgtaaaaaactgtaaatgtgtTGGAACATCAACAAGTGTTATCTGTTAGATTTCCTCTCGGACTCCAGTCAATATTTAATGCCAAGTCGGCCTAGGTGACATTTAATAATGGGCTGCATCTTCTGATGTCCTAATTTGGTAACCTGCTAGGGTCTATGGTGTCTGATTTCTTTCCTATCAAGGTTTTGCCATCCCTTGACTTTGCACAACCAATGCTCCTCTCCCAACTGCTTTAAATATAGCTGTCTGCTCCTGTTCTGACCTCTCTGAGGATGACGTTTAGATCAGCCTGATTCACCTTCAGGACACTGTATGTACATTGTACCATAATATCAATACAATTGGGACCCTTCTCCGGTTTTTCATatcccacaaaaaaatgtttctttGCCTGTACCGTCGGAAAGGTGTAGGCCTACCTCCCTTCAAATAAACTACGACATTATAATCATATCCTATTAGTCGTGTCTTAATTTACAGTTTGCTTAGATCTGACAAAATGAGAAACTCTGTAACGTTGAAAAGGAGATATGACAGGCAGAAAACACCTACTGCATGTCTATCACACAAGACAATTGCATTTACCGTCCAGGTAATGATGCTTAAAGGCATGTTACTGGGTTAACTTAAATTACTTAAAATTGCAAGGGTCTATGAAAATAATTATGAAGCTAATATAATCTATTATGGAAGCAGGGGATCAGTCACAGAAAGCAAAATATAATTTTGCAAGATGCTGAACGACCTACACAGCCAAAATGGCCTGGCAGAAACTGGAAACTTTACATATTTATGGTAAATCACTATCACTCATTTATTATGCAATTGACAAAACATTGAGACATTGCACAAATAAAATACATGAGGTAAACCCATAAATGTTTATTCTACTCAGTTACTTTGTTGTAACACCGACATGCGATTGACGGTTCCCAGAAGTGTATAAAAATGCTCAACCAAACAATTTCATCATGTTCATGACTGGTTTTCTGTCTTTGAGACCTTGACATTTTGCTCAAACCACACCGAATTCTAAATTTTGCATTTGAATTGTCCTTAGGATATAAAGTAATACTTAATCTTCAGCATTTTGTTTTGCATTATACATACAGTAATACATATGACTGCTTGTTAGATTTTTTCTCTGTGGTCTATCAGGTTATGATGCCTTCTGAGCTCTCTCTTCCACATACAGCTGCATCTGGACAAACAACAGTAAGACATTCAAACATGATTGTCCAGACAGAAGCCAACTGAAGAACAGCTATACATTAATTGTGTATTCCTTATTCTACAGCATGTACTGTATTCTGAGGCTGACCTTTACGATGTCAGAGGTCATGGTCTTCAGGGGTATGAGTCTGGGCTCCTGCATATGGACCTCCTGTTCATCAGCAACTATCCATGGGAAATCCTGCCGAACAAAGATACAGTAATATTGACTACTGTCAAACTAACTACTGTAGACCAAATCAATTCAAACCAGTGAATTGCAATCAGCTGACCTTGATGACCTGTACCTTCTCCATGTTGCGTGTGGCAGCCTCTCTTGTATGAACTAGTACTGTAAACGTACAACCTGTCACatacagaaaatataaaaatcaaCAATTTTGCAGTTAACTGCTTTGTTTAAAAGTCCACTTTGTTTGCAAAGAGGACAACATGGGAAACACCTCAGTGTCTCCTACACACAAATGaacatgttttgttttatttaaatttGAATTATTTTACTGGACTTTGCTTCTGTATCATACCTGGTGGGTTGTTATCCAAAACAGCATCACAAACGCTAATCTTCAGGATAACTGCTCTCAGTAGCTGTTCCACATGTGACAGCAACGTTTCAGAGCTGTAAAACCAAAAGACACCGAGTTGACATTTCTGATAGAGTTGAATTTAATTTATAGAATATATTGAATTTACCGATAAAATGCGCAGGTTCCATATAAAACCATGGGAATTTTTTCCCCTCGCATTTTTAATAAACATACAATTTTGATAAAGTAATTCATCCATAGTGCCTTGTAGTTTAACACAACACCTGGAAGTGTAAATGATGGCCTGTTAACCTTATTGACAGCAGAGGAGGCTGCGAAATCTCAAAGACAAATCTTTCTACTGGGTGATGCTCTTTGTCCATGATAACTACCACCACCTTCTCAGCATCATTCTGCAGAAAAAAGGCGGAAGAGTAAgttaaatatttactattggTCAGTtcacatgaatatataatagtCAAGTTGTTGATAGAGTTCATTGCTTGGATACATATTCTCCTTCTTAATCACCTTCTCAATTAGAGGCTTAACACAGTGGAGGGTATCCTGGATGTATCGGTTGAGCTCTGGGTGGCATGACATCTAGAAAATAATGTAACAACAATGAGATGTGGTTTTATtaaatttaaaatatattaatgCTCACTTTTTGTACAGCTCCAGTGTTCATCTTACCTGTACTGGCACATTGTATTTTTTCCTCTTCTGGAATATTCCAGAGGGGTACACCTCTCGAACATAGAGGATGAGGTGAATAGCCACTTCCAAAAATTCACACAAAATGTCTGCGACCACTGCAAGCAAACAAGAAAACATGTCTTAACAGGCAGCACATTATTTGAATACGAATGTCTTGAAAACTACTTCCCCTTTttgcaaaaacacaacacagtttCTACAATTTGGTTGGTTAACAAGCGTTAGTACCAGTACTACTGTACTGTTAGTACTACATGTTACTTGTTGAGGTCTCAAACACAGTTGGACACAGATATAAACTCATAAAAGGTGGTAAAGTAACTATCTGTGTTTGACGCCGCCTTTTTGCACCTACCTTGTCCAAAGTTCAGGTCTTGCCTTGTGAGTGTTGTCATTTCCTCTTAAAAGAATGGTCAGCCAGCTCAACCCATAGATAAATACAAAGGCTCCACAGTCTACTAGCtactagctaggctaactacaACAAATCAACAGTCGTGTTTAGCTAGCTAAAACAGTGACAGTCAAATGTCCAGAGAGCGCGCATTACAAGCAGACAGTTAATTAGTCATTTCACCTAGTAGACCATAAAACTGCTAATCTTTCAACTAAAAAACTACAGCGATATTCTTCACATAATTTGCCTTCAGTTTGTTTGTTCATCCCATGGGTTCATCCTCCCTTCTTGTGGTCGTCGCTTTGAGATGACGTTAAATGCTCCGCTGCAGGGAGTCGATTTCTTTAACGAAAATATTACATTCCAAAACTTGTCTTGATTCCAATGACGTTATGTTTAGCACATTTTATTGTACTGTTTTACTGTGTTTCTTGGCACGGGAATCATGTAGATGTTACTTGttaacaaaatgtgtttaatATGTGTATTGTATTTAGTACACAGTATTATCACTGGAAGGTGGATACCTGCAAGAGTATGTCCAATGAATGTATGAGGTAGACTGACCTTATTGAACCCTTGAACTATGCTCAAGGTCTTTAATATTGAGCAAGACCCATTCTGTCTTTAAGAGCCTTAAGTTCACGTGTGTTTGTTGCTGAACTATCTTATAAACACAGGTAAGCAGTTGTGAATGTTGTTTCAAAAACGTTTTTGTTGATCAATCTTTATCTTTCCAAATGTAGCTTATGCTTGAAGTAAGTTGTATTTTGCAGTTAAAAACCCTGAGAGAAAAGCTAGTTCTGACATGGATTCTGACGGTGCTAGTGTGCAGTACAATCGTTGGAACGAAGACAACATTAACCTCAATGTGGCAGCATCACCGTCTGGTATGATGGGGTGAGTGACACTTGTGAGAAAGTGACAATGTAGAAAGTTGAACAGGTATTTTACTGAAAGGCTGATTGGAAAGTTGATTGTGTTCTGCAACACTGTCATCAGATCTGTGGAAGatttagttaacttacttgatAAATAATAATTGTATCCTTACTGTCCCATCCTTGGTTTCAATAACAGTGTTTTATTATGCTCTTCTAAAGGGTCTTCAACAGAGTGTGTACTGGCACTGTGGGAATAGCTGTGAAGGTGGCAGGAGCTTTGGCAGCACTGGTATCTGTGTACATTATTGGATACGTCACAGGATACTATGTTCACAGATGTTGAGGGACTTACAAGAGTGCTTCCATGCACGGATTAATGTGGATACCATATGTTGATTTTGATTGATCATTACAATGACCAAACAATGCTATGAATCCGGATCTCGAATACAacaatacagtatacagtagatCTTACATGAGTCAGAAAATGATGTAATTAAATCATAATTGCAGTCTGTAGGAATAACACTGACTGTCATTTTGTTTACTGTATTTTATAAGAGAACACTGGGATGAATACAAATATACTGGGTTGAGTCCCTGTGATGTCCCAAATGATATCCTCAGTGGACTGAAATAAACCAATAGTCTTAACAGAAGTTGTCAGAAACCCTTTACTTACCATGTAAATGCAcctattataatttttttgttaataaacaGATTAAATTCCTatctcaatcataaaaatgctCAGTAAAGTCTTGAGGAATAGCACATCAATTAGACAACATTTTATTGGTAGATACCCAAGGCAGTCAATGTAccaatgtattttattttttacttcatAAGTCTCCATCATATACTATCTTTATGGTGGCAATGTCCTGTTCCTCTACATAACTCATACAATTAATTTGATCACTACTGGAAAAGAGAGTTGAATTAACTGTTAAGACCCACTCTGATATTTTCTGAAAAGTGTAATATTCCTCCTCATTGGAACAAAGTAATATTCGACTCGTCTTGTTACCTTTGTCTTCAGAGCACTGAGATTCCGTTTCAATGGCAGATTCATCGGATGGAAAACCTCTTTGTTGCTTTGTTTCACAAAGAGTAGCGTCATGTGTGTTACGGTCCGAGATCACACCACTGTCAATGGCACTAGGGTTACTAACATCATTCCTCCATTGCCATTCTAAAGAGTCAAGTGGCACGGAATTTGATGCCGCACTTGGCTGGGCGCCAGAAGTCCCTTTTGTGCAATCAAGTCTGTAACGATTGTCCGCATCCTGTGCGTACTCTTTTGCTTGTTTCATTGTAAGACTACTACTAATCAAGCTACCTTTGTCAGACAATGGATATCCCGGTCCACGTCGGGAAACCAGCATTCGACATTTTTTATTTGCACTACTCAGAGTTGAGGTTGATAGTAAGTAAGCGCCACCATCATTTTGGATCGTTGGTCTTCCTCTGCGTAATTGCGCATTGGCGCACTTCAAATTTCCAGGTATTCTTGATCCATTGATAGGCGGTAAAATTATATTCTGAGAGACAGCAACTGTGTTAGCGCGTCTTGTTTTTTTAGAAAGCGTGAAATGCCGGGAACTATTGGTAAATTCAAGAGCATTGGCTTTTACTTTTGCCGCAGGTCGTAAGTTAGTTACTTTAGCACTCTCTGTGCATGAAGTGCTTGGCCAACGCTCTCTATCAATCCTTTGCACATTTAGTGCCACGCACTGCGTTACGTTTTCCCACTTCAACTTTCTATCTCTGGTCGCCTCAGTCAACGTCTGCTTCTCTTGGCGGACTCTATAAGTACTTTTCATAGTTCAACTGCGTTGCTGCTTCTAATGAAAACTTGCTCGTGGTGTAATCCGTACCTGATGCATTAGGAACTCGACTCAAACCCTGCAGACTATTCTTTTATACCACACCCATCAAGACACCTCCCTCCTACACAAACTCTGCAGACCCTTCTCAGACACTTGAGATGTAACAGTAGCCTATCTGAGAGTCCCAGTTAACCTGAGTGTGAATACCCAAAACTCTGAGACTACGCTGAACATGTCATAGAGGAATTGAAGACTGAAAAAGCCACGCATTCTGTGACACCACTAGAAGCTCTTTAGAACATTGTAAAATCATGCTGGGATCACATGGATCATCAGGTTTGGCACAAACTTGTGGAGTCCATCCATGCCTGGATCATTGAAGCAAAAAAAGGGACAAACAAAGTACCAATATAACTAAGATAGATGATAGGATCATACTAAAATATTTTGGAAAGTCATGTCAATTTTAGGACTCATCTTTTCACTCAGATTTTTAACATTACATTATCATTTGTAATGAAATAAGTGTAGTAGATTCTAAACAAATGCTAAATAGAAGTAACTTGACTAGTGGTCTCAGGCTTTTGGACCGTACTGTATATTGCTGAACACAATGTTCAGTCTAAAATAAATACGTCTCATTGTATCTGTGCCATTTTATTTCTCTTTAAACAGACATCCATGTTTTTTGTAATTGATGTGAATGAAAGTTATAATACTTATTTATGTTAATAATTCAAAATGTTGTAGTGAACTCATTAACGGTGCTTGTTCTTATGGAAGTACAAAAAGTATACAAAACATTGTATTATGAGTATATATTTAAATTATTCCATCATGTATATCTAGTACATGCACTTCCCCCAAAATAAACAGACAACTGATTTAGTGTGATGTTATGTGAGTGGTTCAATTAAACAGCTGGTTGGTGCACTACCAGATGACTTTCAGGTTGTCGACATCTGTAGAGAGGTCAGTTTTGGAGGGGTAAACAACCTTGAGGTTTCCGTCAGGGTCCACGGTGCGAACCTGTTGGATGGTAAGCTCGCTTGAGGTTATCCCATCAGAGGCAGAGTCGGGGGCTGCGTCACACTCCCCTTCTGACCCAGCTTCCTCCCTGTGCTCTGAGGTAAACTTGTTCAACTCCGCCATTTTCTAGGAGAAGCAGAGAATAACGTATTAAACATACTAGCCATTATTCTTTAAATTGTGGAGGGATACACATGGATAGGTTATTTTGAGATCCACTTTCAAGACTGTCACACTCACGTTTCTTGACAAGCTAAAATATTCAGCGGTGGATATGTGATCGGTCAGTGAGATTGTGGTTATATAGGACAAGCATCCCCGAGCAGGAAGCACCATGTTAGTGCTGTGAATCTAACCCCAAGTTTTACCTTTCAAGTCACGTTTCACTTTAGGACCTTCTATATGTAACTTCAATTTCAGCTACAATTCAACAAGCTGTTCAAGCTGTTACATGTCCAATTTAACAGATGTTCCTTGAAATTTGTTTTGAGGTAAATCTCTCTGAAAGAGAAGGTCTGCCAAGTTATGGTCAGTAAGGTTGCTGTTACATTGTGCGTTGTGAGTTTTTGATAGTGACATTGTACACTGCTGGGGGCCAGTCACCTTGGGACAATGAGCTCACTTGTTCCACTGAGTGACCAGAGGCAACAGGCTTCACATGTCAAAGGAGCATGACACCCTGAGAGCATAGCTGCTCACGTGCTTATGAATGTAATGGGAATACATGAGGACCAAGTGTTTTGTTGCTCAAAGCTACATATACACTGATGATAGAAATGTGATTTAGAATCATGCTCTGTCTTAACTGACCCCTTTTGAATAAAGGACAACattcaaaaaacaacaacatggtGTTAGTTACAGCACACGCCAGATAACTCAAACCGAGTAAGAGCTGGTCTTACCATAATGAGAGCATCCATGATGTCTTTACATGTCTGCAGGCTGGTAGAACTGGTCACCTCTAAAAACAGCTCTTTAGTCGTCTTCCTGATCTGAAATAAAAGTACAAAAGTCCATGCTGGTAATAAATTACAGTGAAAGAACACAATTAGTCTCTTAACAGAAAATAGTTTTGCACAGTTCTGTTTTAGTAATAGTCAAAATATACTGTACGTTTTTAGAGAAAAGTCAACTATTTAAAGGAAGTATGTTCATAGCTATGGAAGGATGATCCAGTGTGTATACTGAAGGTTTTACACTGTGGGTATGCAATGTGTCAGATGTTTTGGGACCACAAACAAAAGGAAACAACCATCTTGCATAGCTAGATACGAAAGCCACCTGCATCACTGAGTGTTACCTGAGTGTTGAGTATTGACCCGTGAAAAAGGTATCAGATTAGATTAAgatctccgtctctccctcacacatgcacactaccTTGGTTTTTTCGCTGTTGGTGATTGGTGGGAATGAGATCACATGACCTTCTGCGTCTACCAGACAGGGGTAGAGTTCTTTCCCATCAAGAAGCTGCAGGTACCTGAGGAACACATTATAACTGTTAACAACTGAGAGAGCACCATTAGGGCATACATGTTCCCACCCCAAGATTCCGAGTAGTGCCTATAACTGAAATAACAGTAAAGGTAGAGTTACAAAGCTACAGGCAACTCCAGTCCGATAACACCATGTCAGTACATGTCAACATGTCCTTCATGAGACAGTGTACAAGTGGTTTGACAAGACATTACATTTATGGTTTGTCTACTTTTTAACTGGCGAGAAGAGAGTTCAACCtaaagcagaaacacacacaatcaatagAAACATGTATTTGGCAACCCTTGCTGTTTCTGTTTGGTTAAAGTGGTTTTATCTTTCTGAAAGTGAAACTGCAACAAGGAACTAGTATGCAGTCTCTACGCTGTCACATTCTCAATTTAAATTCTTACCCTGCACCCTGTTTGCAAAGAGCATACAGAAAACAAGACAAATGTAGATATGTAGATTTCAACAGGAAATATACAGTTTACCACCTCAACCACAAGTTGAGGTCAAACTGAAACCATTTGTAAACATTTAACTATAAAACTAGGCCTTTCTTTTGTCAGTCTTCTAGCGCTCTCTTGTgtcaaacatgaaacaaactCAACAACCAAGCACACTGAACAAAGGGAATACTTGATTGAACAATAACTCAACTGTACAAGAAACCAAACCCAAGATGCTATATAAATGGAAAGCAAAACAATGGAAATGTTTTGGGAATTACTCGTTCTAAAATCCCAAAAGGCACACATACTTTCTTAACAAATTGACATGTGTATTGTTTTCTACAAAAAGGCAAACATCTGCTATCCTAAGTTATATAGACAAAAAGCATGTGGTGGTTACTCACTTGTGGAGGCCAGAAACATTCTGCCTCTTCTTCTGTTTCCTCTGGTCGTCTgcctccagctgcagctgctTCATCAGGTCCACAGCAGTCATCTCCTTACGACTTAGAGGGATGATCTTACCCACACACACGATTCAACAACAAAATATTGTAATGAAAAATCTTTTGAGAAATACAAATGCAATGAAAAGCCATGCTGTTGAAAAGATtcaacttgacattaacttaTTGTCTTAATGTTGCAGTAAAGATGCGTGGGGTGAATGTCATGAATAGTTGATTATTTTAAAGACATTTACCACCCGATCTAAAATGCTACTAATAAAAGATTGTCAACTCAAAAAAGTTTGAATCATAGTCAACATGTAGCCACTTATCATTCAACACTTATTTGTATTAATTATTTGTATGAATTACTGAAGTACAGTATGAAGCTGGGTATTCTTTTGGCAAACTTTTCTGATACCTTTAACTGGGCAGGTGGTCTGGCATCATAGACAAGAGGTCCCTTGAGTAACTGCACGTCATGAGTCGCAATGGTTgctgtggtccttttgccacaTATGTCATCATGTAGTTTGGTCTGTAAAAAATAAACGGATAGGTATTATTCTTTTTGCAACTTTTGCTGTGTTGCAACTTGCGTGTCTGGTTAGAGTTGAGAACAGTGAAGCAAAACAGGAAGCTACATTTATGTTACCTCACCTGAGCAACTAGAAACCTCTTGAGGGCATTCCCTGACTTCAAGTTCATGCCTGTGACCACACAGCACACCAAGTACGGCCGCACATCTTTCACCTCAGATGTCACTGTCACTGTAAGTGCTGTGGGGCTTTCAGAAACATGAAGAATCTTCAGCACCATCTGGTTCATctcatccacctcctcttcctctgcattCTTTTTCTTCTTGTGCTGCTTTTTCTTCTTGTCAGCTACCCGGCCACTCTCTGCCTTATCACCCTCTTCCTGCTGCTTGCCTTttcctttccctcttcctccggCTCTCAGATAATCCAGAATAGACTTGGTCTGACAACCGTTGACCATCTTTTCCAGACGCTTGTCTTTCAGTTTATTACCTTTGAAGTTGATCTCCTTCAGTTTGGAGCAGTCTCCGAGGTCCGCAGGGATCTCAATTAGTTTATTATTGGAGAGGTCTAAAACCTGGACAGATagatcaaatacatttaaaatacattACTGGAGGTATGACGTATCTGTAAATACTACGTACAAATAATATAAATAGAATTTTAAACATCCAAGTTCAACTTGATATGTGGCCAGGGCCTAGTGCAGTATGCTTTCGGGATACCTTCAGTGCAGAGAGCTTGTGAACGTCTCCGCACAGCTCCTCAATACTGTTATCAGAGGCGATGATCGAGCTGAGGAGATCCAGTCGATCTGTGTAGAAGTCTGCTGGGAATCGAGTGATATCATTCTTGGAGATATTGATGGTGGAGAGTTTCGTGCAGCGACACAGTCCATCTGGCAGTGATGTGAGGTTGTTGCAACTAACGTTGAGTGTATTTAGATTGCTAAGGTGTGTTATTTCATCAGGCAGAACTTTCAGGTTATTGACAGAAACGTCAAGGACTTTCAATGACTTCAAATTTCCAATTGTGTTAGGAATGAATGAAAGCTTATTTCTACAGAGAATCAAGCTTTGGAGGTTAGTCAAATTTTTGATGTCTTCATGAATCTCTGTCAGACTCGGGCATTGGATAATTTCGAGATAATTTAGGAGTGTGAGAGAATAGATTCTGGTATTCAGACCCCCATTTGTTGATATTTTCTCATCTACAATTAAACCTTGCAATACAAGCTCACGTCTCTTCTCATTTGCTGCGTTCTCTATTTCAGCCCAATTATCCTGGTCGTCCATGCTGCAACACCAGACccggaaagaaagaagaaagagaagaagtcATGCTGATGCAATAATTCAGCGCAACAAATACGCAGCTCATAAGACTTACAACGCCAACGTGCGCACATATTGCGCAGTGTCTACTCAAAACGTCAAAGACCACAGTCCCTTGCGTTCTAAACTGGAAATGCGCATGTCAGATTCCGGTTGTTGTCAGTGGTGGTTATGGAGATGAAATGGGACCTGGACAAGCTGTCAAAATTGTTCTGATGTTAATGGTAAGATGCATTCAATAACAAGTTATTAACTCATATCGACAATGAAATGAGGTTTCAGCAAAAGGAAAAAATAATTGAACGTATACTGGCAGTTAAACAATGTGAATTTTGCGAGTATTGAAAGCTTAATGTACTAAAAGTTAGGCTAAATTAGCCTGGCTAACAGTGTGGTTGGCCAACGACGTTAGATTACTGGTAGGCTAGCTAATAAACCAGTACGTGGAAAGCATACTGCACTTTCGTCCAACGAGGTTAGTTTTTAGTCCAAGGttagctggctgactggctaaaCCCATCatgccacccccaccccctacctcgCCATTCGAGGCGTGAATAACATGTTGAATTGCTTCATCTTACAATAGGCAAGTTACATGATAAATGCATTCGGCATTGTTTGGAATGTGCAACAACTATCTGGCTCTAACAATGATTTTAACGCATTATTATTTTGGATAATCGTATTTGAAAAATATAAACACACTCAAagaccagtggcgattttagaccctttttaggggtgctcaagcttgtttattatcatttgatgctggtagttcatgaagaaagggacattcTTAGTTGTTTCCATTCATTCAAAATTTTGcagaaaaatacataaatgtattaattgttatcccgTGAAATTATGgattattagcaagggggtttagcacttttgcaaggcactgtattcatggcacattctcattgggggcagagcacccctaaaggtctgatcctagaatcacCCCTGATAAAGACCTAGAGACATAGTACAGTGTTCATGAATGTTGGTATTCATTTATTGTTTATAATCAATACCAATAATTCGAAATGTTTTGCCCATGCTCTATATGGATACCATTGGATTTACATTGTGTGGGCTCTGTTTCAGTGTGTCTCGGAAAGATGCCCCGGAAGATAGGATTTGTGGTGGTCAGCTCTTCAGGCCACGAAGACAGTTACAGTGCCAAGGAGCTGATGGTCCATGCTCCTACAGTTAATGGTTGGAGGTCAACTAGGTATTTTAGAGACTTGTTACATGACTTTAGACATTTTCTCTGTAATGCCTTTAGGTATAAGGCATCCTGTCAACCTATCACAAGTAtcctttctgtgtgtttctgtggcagGTTATGCCCGTACCCCCAGCAGGTCACTCTACAGCTGGTGGAGCGCAGCAGGGTGCGCAAGCTGCAGCTTCTGGCCCACCAGTACCTAATTTCAGCCAAGATTGAATTTCACATTGGGGACAGTCTACCAGAGACCCACTCCTCTGAGCACTCCGGACCGCTCCGCAGACTGGGGTGAGTCCATAACAAGCACAAGGGACATGGTTGATTTATACAGTCAACATATTATAATAGGTGACTCCACTGTAGCCAACTTCTGGGGCATGCCATGTTCCTTCACACAATCATGTTGTTACAGTAGTTTATTTTAGATAGTGTTCTCAAAAGCAAAATACTTGTTAAATCAAAAGAATCAACCCTAATTTTTCTAGCAATCTACCACAGATACGTGTCTCTGTCCGACAATGAGAAGACTGGTTTCAAAGCTCGAGAGCTGAAGTCTGTTCATGTGGACGCGATTGGAACGTACCTTCGCATAACCTTCCACAGAAATCACATAAACCGCTACAATGTCTACAATCAGGTACTTTACTAAACTAATAGCCAGTCACTGTTCACAGACATCATCTACTATTTACACCACAGTCTCAATTGTTTAGTCACAATTTTCATTCATTAGTTAATTCTTTCCAGCTTTTGTTCATTCATGCATTCCTATATTTACTTGCTCATTCACCAATGCATTCATTTCACAG of the Hypomesus transpacificus isolate Combined female chromosome 18, fHypTra1, whole genome shotgun sequence genome contains:
- the smim1 gene encoding small integral membrane protein 1; this encodes MDSDGASVQYNRWNEDNINLNVAASPSGMMGVFNRVCTGTVGIAVKVAGALAALVSVYIIGYVTGYYVHRC
- the lrrc47 gene encoding leucine-rich repeat-containing protein 47, which gives rise to MDDQDNWAEIENAANEKRRELVLQGLIVDEKISTNGGLNTRIYSLTLLNYLEIIQCPSLTEIHEDIKNLTNLQSLILCRNKLSFIPNTIGNLKSLKVLDVSVNNLKVLPDEITHLSNLNTLNVSCNNLTSLPDGLCRCTKLSTINISKNDITRFPADFYTDRLDLLSSIIASDNSIEELCGDVHKLSALKVLDLSNNKLIEIPADLGDCSKLKEINFKGNKLKDKRLEKMVNGCQTKSILDYLRAGGRGKGKGKQQEEGDKAESGRVADKKKKQHKKKKNAEEEEVDEMNQMVLKILHVSESPTALTVTVTSEVKDVRPYLVCCVVTGMNLKSGNALKRFLVAQTKLHDDICGKRTTATIATHDVQLLKGPLVYDARPPAQLKIIPLSRKEMTAVDLMKQLQLEADDQRKQKKRQNVSGLHKYLQLLDGKELYPCLVDAEGHVISFPPITNSEKTKIRKTTKELFLEVTSSTSLQTCKDIMDALIMKMAELNKFTSEHREEAGSEGECDAAPDSASDGITSSELTIQQVRTVDPDGNLKVVYPSKTDLSTDVDNLKVIW
- the mad2l2 gene encoding mitotic spindle assembly checkpoint protein MAD2B, whose protein sequence is MTTLTRQDLNFGQVVADILCEFLEVAIHLILYVREVYPSGIFQKRKKYNVPVQMSCHPELNRYIQDTLHCVKPLIEKNDAEKVVVVIMDKEHHPVERFVFEISQPPLLSISSETLLSHVEQLLRAVILKISVCDAVLDNNPPGCTFTVLVHTREAATRNMEKVQVIKDFPWIVADEQEVHMQEPRLIPLKTMTSDIVKMQLYVEERAQKAS